Proteins encoded within one genomic window of Pigmentiphaga sp. H8:
- a CDS encoding cold-shock protein translates to MSSDINEGKRGSGTVKWFNDAKGFGFITPDDGGDDLFAHFSSIQMNGFKTLKEGQKVTFEAAQGPKGKQALNISEAA, encoded by the coding sequence ATGTCCAGCGATATCAACGAAGGCAAGAGGGGTAGCGGCACCGTCAAATGGTTCAATGACGCCAAGGGCTTCGGGTTCATCACGCCCGATGATGGCGGCGACGACCTGTTCGCCCATTTCTCCTCCATCCAGATGAACGGCTTCAAGACCCTGAAAGAAGGCCAGAAGGTCACCTTCGAGGCCGCCCAGGGTCCCAAGGGCAAGCAGGCGCTGAACATCAGCGAGGCGGCCTGA
- the clpA gene encoding ATP-dependent Clp protease ATP-binding subunit ClpA codes for MISQELEVSLHMAFVEARQARHEFITVEHLLLSLLDNPSAAEVLRACAANLDDLRRNLRNFVNDNTPVIPGTEEADTQPTLGFQRVIQRAIMHVQSTGNGKKEVAGSNVLVAIFGEKDSHAVYYLHQQGITRLDVVNFMSHGITKQPQLEASTTPKEPEAEAEAEAKQSPLDQYTQNLNMAAKAGKIDPLIGRDSEVERVIQVLCRRRKNNPLLVGEAGVGKTAIAEGLAWRITEGAVPDVLADACVYSLDMGSLLAGTKYRGDFEQRLKAVLKQLKESPKAVLFIDEIHTLIGAGAASGGTLDASNLLKPALSSGQLKCIGATTYTEYRGIFEKDHALSRRFQKIDVNEPSVEQTVQILRGLKQRFEDHHSVKYSSAALSAAAELSAKFINDRHLPDKAIDVIDEAGAAQRILPKSRQKKVIGKAEIEDIVSKIARIPPQSVSSDDRSKLATLERDLKAVVFGQDAAIDALSASIKMARSGLGKPDKPIGAFLFSGPTGVGKTEVAKQLAFILGIELLRFDMSEYMERHAVSRLIGAPPGYVGFDQGGLLTEAITKKPHCVLLLDEIEKAHPEVFNILLQVMDHGTLTDNNGRKADFRNVIIIMTTNAGAETLQKNVIGFSGAREQGDEMAEIKRMFTPEFRNRLDSTISFKALNEEIILRVVDKFLMQLEEQLHEKRVEVIFTDALRAYLGKKGFDPLMGARPMQRLIQDTIRRALADELLFGKLVSGGRVTVDMVDDEIKLNFDDTPPKSAPQPEVELAD; via the coding sequence GTGATTTCTCAAGAATTGGAAGTTAGCCTTCACATGGCGTTCGTCGAGGCCCGTCAGGCTCGGCACGAATTCATCACGGTAGAGCATCTGCTGCTCTCGCTGCTCGACAATCCGTCGGCGGCCGAGGTGCTGCGCGCTTGCGCCGCCAACCTGGACGACCTGCGCCGCAACCTGCGCAATTTCGTCAATGACAACACGCCCGTGATCCCGGGCACGGAAGAAGCCGATACCCAGCCCACGCTGGGATTCCAGCGCGTCATCCAGCGCGCGATCATGCACGTGCAGTCCACGGGCAATGGCAAGAAGGAAGTGGCCGGTTCGAACGTGCTGGTCGCCATCTTCGGCGAAAAGGATTCCCACGCGGTCTATTACCTGCACCAGCAGGGCATCACCCGCCTGGACGTGGTCAATTTCATGTCCCACGGCATCACCAAGCAGCCGCAGCTGGAAGCCTCCACCACGCCCAAGGAACCCGAGGCGGAAGCCGAGGCCGAGGCCAAGCAGTCGCCGCTGGACCAGTACACCCAGAACCTGAACATGGCGGCCAAGGCCGGGAAGATCGATCCCCTGATCGGCCGCGACAGCGAGGTCGAACGGGTCATCCAGGTGCTGTGCCGCCGCCGCAAGAACAACCCGCTGCTGGTGGGCGAGGCCGGCGTGGGCAAGACCGCCATCGCCGAGGGCCTGGCCTGGCGCATCACCGAGGGCGCCGTGCCCGACGTGCTGGCCGACGCCTGCGTCTATTCCCTGGACATGGGCTCGCTGCTGGCGGGCACCAAGTACCGCGGCGATTTCGAGCAACGCCTGAAGGCGGTGCTCAAGCAGCTCAAGGAAAGCCCCAAGGCGGTGCTGTTCATCGACGAGATCCATACGCTCATCGGTGCCGGCGCGGCGTCGGGCGGCACGCTGGACGCCTCCAACCTGCTCAAGCCGGCCCTGTCCTCGGGCCAGTTGAAGTGCATAGGCGCGACCACGTACACCGAATACCGCGGCATCTTCGAGAAGGACCACGCGTTGTCGCGGCGCTTCCAGAAAATCGACGTCAACGAGCCCAGCGTCGAGCAGACCGTGCAGATCCTGCGCGGCCTGAAGCAGCGGTTCGAGGACCACCACAGCGTCAAGTATTCGTCGGCGGCGCTGTCGGCGGCGGCCGAGCTGTCGGCCAAGTTCATCAACGACCGCCACCTGCCGGACAAGGCCATCGACGTCATCGACGAGGCCGGCGCGGCCCAGCGCATCCTGCCCAAGTCGCGCCAGAAGAAGGTCATCGGCAAGGCCGAGATCGAGGACATCGTGTCCAAGATCGCCCGGATCCCGCCGCAGTCCGTCTCCAGCGACGACCGCAGCAAGCTGGCCACGCTCGAGCGCGACCTGAAGGCCGTGGTGTTCGGCCAGGATGCCGCCATCGATGCGCTGTCCGCGTCCATCAAGATGGCGCGCTCGGGGCTGGGCAAGCCCGACAAGCCCATCGGCGCCTTCCTGTTCTCCGGCCCCACGGGCGTCGGCAAGACGGAAGTGGCCAAGCAACTGGCCTTCATCCTGGGCATCGAGCTGCTGCGCTTCGACATGTCCGAGTACATGGAGCGCCATGCCGTGTCGCGCCTGATCGGCGCGCCGCCGGGATACGTGGGCTTCGACCAGGGCGGCCTCCTGACCGAGGCCATCACCAAGAAGCCGCACTGCGTGCTGCTGCTGGACGAAATCGAGAAGGCCCACCCCGAGGTCTTCAACATCCTCCTGCAGGTGATGGATCACGGAACGCTGACGGACAACAACGGCCGCAAGGCGGATTTCCGCAACGTCATCATCATCATGACGACCAACGCCGGCGCCGAAACCCTGCAGAAGAACGTGATCGGGTTCTCCGGCGCGCGCGAGCAGGGCGACGAGATGGCGGAAATCAAGCGCATGTTCACGCCCGAGTTCCGCAACCGCCTGGATTCGACCATTTCGTTCAAGGCGCTGAACGAAGAGATCATCCTGCGCGTGGTCGACAAGTTCCTGATGCAGCTGGAAGAGCAACTGCACGAGAAGCGCGTCGAGGTCATCTTCACCGATGCGCTGCGCGCCTACCTGGGCAAGAAGGGCTTCGATCCGCTGATGGGCGCGCGTCCCATGCAGCGCCTGATCCAGGACACCATCCGCCGCGCGCTGGCCGACGAACTGCTGTTTGGCAAGCTGGTCAGCGGGGGCAGGGTGACCGTGGACATGGTCGACGACGAGATCAAGCTCAACTTCGACGACACACCGCCCAAGTCAGCGCCGCAGCCGGAGGTGGAACTGGCTGATTAG
- the clpS gene encoding ATP-dependent Clp protease adapter ClpS — MGTGFDSQPDQTTLLEREPSKTKPPPMFTVVLLNDDFTPMEFVVLVLEKFFSKGREQATQIMLKVHHEGRGVCGVYPRDIARTKIDQVSRFSRQNQHPLQCIMEEA; from the coding sequence ATGGGCACCGGGTTCGATTCTCAACCGGATCAGACAACGCTGCTTGAGCGGGAACCGTCGAAGACCAAACCACCTCCAATGTTCACGGTGGTGTTGTTGAACGATGATTTCACGCCGATGGAGTTCGTTGTGCTGGTATTGGAGAAATTTTTCAGCAAGGGGCGCGAGCAGGCCACCCAGATCATGCTCAAGGTGCATCACGAGGGTCGCGGCGTCTGCGGGGTCTATCCGCGGGACATCGCCAGGACCAAGATCGACCAGGTAAGCCGTTTTTCTCGGCAGAACCAGCATCCGCTTCAGTGCATCATGGAGGAAGCGTGA
- a CDS encoding DEAD/DEAH box helicase, translating into MSFTELGLAPAIVGALTEAGFVEPTPVQARAIPLALEGHDLMVSSQTGSGKTAAFMLPALNKQVETSPLRTPGVRVLVLTPTRELAQQVSDATRTYGKALGWLRTATVVGGMPYGAQLKALSRRVDVLVATPGRLLDHVQSGKVNLSEVEVLVLDEADRMLDMGFIDDIEAIVARTPATRQTLLFSATLDGSVARMAAKMMREPQRIEIASQKEKHANITQALLYADDMAHKMRLLDHLLRDANIQQAIVFTSTKRAADELADALADQGFAAEALHGDMNQRQRTRTLGNMQRGRVQILVATDVAARGIDVQGISHVVNFDLPMQAEDYVHRIGRTGRAGRDGLAFTLAAHGERHKVRSIERYTDQSIPVQVIPGLEPQRAPRPGSDRPRRGGPGGKPGGWRQGGRSGYQNREDGQRQYEGRGHFERNRDERPAFGDRPRGDRQERRYGDAPQGARQGYGERRYEPRIQDDRRERAPEGQGYAARPRGDRPQGERTWGDRPQGRPEGDRRERPAQAWADRPRAARPEGDRRDAPVRRFDSRRRAA; encoded by the coding sequence ATGTCTTTCACTGAACTCGGTCTTGCCCCCGCCATCGTTGGCGCGCTGACCGAAGCCGGCTTCGTGGAACCCACGCCGGTCCAGGCCCGGGCCATCCCGCTGGCGCTGGAAGGGCACGACCTGATGGTGTCGTCCCAGACCGGCAGCGGCAAGACCGCCGCCTTCATGCTGCCGGCGCTGAACAAGCAGGTCGAGACCTCGCCGCTGCGCACGCCCGGCGTGCGCGTGCTGGTGCTGACTCCCACGCGCGAACTGGCCCAGCAGGTCTCGGACGCCACGCGCACCTATGGCAAGGCGCTGGGCTGGCTGCGCACGGCCACGGTCGTGGGCGGCATGCCCTACGGCGCCCAGTTGAAGGCGCTGTCGCGCCGCGTCGATGTGCTGGTCGCGACGCCCGGCCGCCTGCTGGACCATGTCCAGTCCGGCAAGGTGAACCTGTCCGAAGTCGAGGTGCTGGTGCTGGACGAAGCCGACCGCATGCTGGACATGGGCTTCATCGACGACATCGAAGCCATCGTGGCGCGTACGCCCGCCACCCGGCAGACGCTGCTGTTCTCGGCCACGCTGGACGGCTCGGTGGCCCGCATGGCCGCCAAGATGATGCGCGAGCCCCAGCGTATCGAGATCGCCAGCCAGAAGGAAAAGCACGCCAACATCACCCAGGCGCTGCTGTACGCGGACGACATGGCCCACAAGATGCGCCTGCTGGACCACCTGCTGCGCGACGCCAACATCCAGCAAGCCATCGTCTTCACCTCGACCAAGCGCGCGGCCGATGAACTGGCCGATGCGCTGGCCGACCAGGGCTTCGCTGCCGAAGCCCTGCATGGCGACATGAACCAGCGCCAGCGTACGCGTACGCTGGGCAACATGCAGCGCGGTCGGGTGCAGATCCTCGTTGCCACCGACGTGGCGGCGCGGGGAATCGACGTGCAAGGCATCAGCCACGTCGTCAATTTCGACCTGCCCATGCAGGCCGAGGACTACGTGCACCGCATCGGCCGTACCGGCCGCGCGGGCCGCGATGGCCTGGCGTTCACGCTGGCCGCGCATGGCGAGCGCCACAAGGTCCGTTCCATTGAACGCTATACCGACCAGAGCATCCCGGTCCAGGTCATCCCCGGGCTCGAGCCGCAGCGCGCGCCGCGGCCCGGTTCCGACCGTCCGCGCCGCGGCGGCCCTGGCGGCAAGCCGGGCGGCTGGCGCCAGGGCGGCCGTAGCGGCTACCAGAATCGCGAAGACGGCCAGCGGCAGTACGAAGGCCGGGGCCATTTCGAGCGCAACCGCGACGAGCGTCCGGCTTTCGGCGACCGTCCGCGTGGCGATCGCCAGGAGCGCCGCTACGGCGACGCGCCCCAGGGCGCACGCCAGGGCTACGGCGAACGCCGGTACGAGCCGCGTATCCAGGACGACCGCCGCGAGCGTGCGCCGGAAGGCCAGGGCTACGCCGCCCGGCCGCGTGGCGACCGGCCGCAGGGCGAGCGCACCTGGGGCGATCGTCCCCAGGGCCGTCCCGAAGGCGACCGCCGCGAGCGCCCGGCCCAGGCCTGGGCCGACCGCCCCCGCGCGGCTCGTCCGGAAGGCGATCGTCGCGACGCCCCCGTGCGCCGCTTCGACTCCCGTCGCCGCGCCGCCTGA